One window of Eublepharis macularius isolate TG4126 chromosome 17, MPM_Emac_v1.0, whole genome shotgun sequence genomic DNA carries:
- the LOC129344921 gene encoding apoptosis-inducing factor 3-like, whose amino-acid sequence MQEVEGQTGSQLQAAVLLHTFFCSRREAQRGVVPGKEELLRRNMEKGDTCVTQQVCLEEEMHDGEMREVEVAGHTVLLVREQLQIRAVGSKCPHAGAPLCKGKLAGSPMRENGSGPAKPQVTPDTGYLKRGRLRCPWHGACFSTQTGDIEEYPTLDCLPVFQVTVKDGKVFVTASMKELASSRRVKPMSQRSPSARQVVLLLGAGVAALTCAETLRQEGFTGRILMVTKENNLPYDKTKLSKDMGAKAESLYLRPQSFLDAHDIEIWKEKEVVSVDTSNKKVYFRDGTHQAYDYLLIATGSDPKRLKVPGTNLRNVCYLQTPEDANRILQLSTGKRVAVIGASFIGMEVAATLSTVATGVHVIEKMEYPYQDALGPEVGSLAMKMLHEQGVLFDMKADVTELQGEHGKVTHVLLASGRKIQADVVVVGIGVAPNTSYLQGSSIKLDKSGAVLVDLFMKTNVPAVFAAGDAASFPVALFNWKNTHIHHWQIAQAHGRVAALNILQRQEKLHTVPFFWTKLLGKVIRYAGYGRGYTDIVIKGNLDEETFVIFYFRDGFVTAVASLNFDPVVVMVAEVLYSGRKISKQEAEMMDACKVRNPEQESQAETEPQAETEPQAKTEPAAASVKLQ is encoded by the exons GAaatatggagaaaggagacaccTGCGTTACTCAGCAAGTTTGCTTGGAGGAGGAGATGCATGATGGAGA GATGCGAGAGGTGGAGGTTGCGGGACACACGGTGCTGCTGGTGAGGGAGCAGTTGCAGATCCGTGCCGTGGGAAGCAAGTGTCCCCATGCTGGAGCACCTCTCTGCAAAGGCAAGCTGGCCGGTAGCCCTATGCGGGAAAATGGGAGTGGGCCTGCCAAGccgcaagtgacgcctgacaccg GCTATTTGAAACGTGGCCGGCTGCGCTGTCCCTGGCACGGTGCCTGCTTTAGCACCCAGACTGGTGACATCGAAGAATACCCCACGCTGGACTGTCTTCCAGTTTTCCAG GTGACAGTGAAAGACGGGAAAGTGTTCGTCACTGCCAGCATGAAG GAACTTgcaagcagccgcagggtgaAACCCATGAGCCAGCGAAGCCCATCCGCAAGGCAGGTGGTGCTGCTCCTAGGAGCAG GGGTGGCGGCACTGACCTGTGCTGAGACGCTGCGTCAGGAGGGCTTCACGGGCAGGATCCTCATGGTGACAAAGGAGAATAACCTGCCCTATGACAAGACGAAGCTCAGCAAG GACATGGGAGCCAAGGCAGAGAGTCTTTACCTGCGGCCTCAGAGTTTCCTGGATGCTCACGACATAGAAATCTGGAAGGAAAAAGAG GTGGTTTCTGTGGACACGTCCAACAAGAAGGTGTATTTCCGTGACGGGACCCACCAGGCCTATGACTACCTGCTCATTGCTACAGGCAGCGA CCCCAAGCGTCTCAAGGTCCCAGGCACCAACCTGCGGAATGTGTGCTACCTCCAGACCCCAGAAGACGCCAACAGGATCCTGCAATTGTCAACTGGCAAGAGGGTTGCAGTAATAGGTGCCTCGTTCATTG GCATGGAGGTGGCTGCCACCCTGTCGACTGTAGCCACTGGCGTTCATGTGATAGAGAAGATGGAATATCCATACCAAGACGCACTGGGGCCTGAGGTTGGCAGCCTTGCCATGAAG ATGCTCCATGAGCAAGGAGTCCTGTTCGATATGAAGGCAGACGTCACCGAACTGCAAGGGGAACATGGGAAG GTCACCCATGTCCTCTTAGCCAGTGGGCGCAAGATCCAAGCTGACGTCGTGGTGGTAGGAATAG GGGTTGCTCCCAACACCAGCTATCTTCAGGGCAGCTCCATCAAGCTGGACAAGAGTGGTGCTGTTCTTGTGGACCTG TTCATGAAGACAAACGTCCCTGCTGTCTTCGCTGCTGGAGATGCAGCCTCATTTCCTGTGGCCCTGTTTAACTGGAAGAACACACACATCCATCACTGGCAGATTGCCCAAGCACACG GGCGTGTGGCTGCCCTCAACATCTTGCAAAGGCAGGAGAAGCTTCACACCGTACCTTTTTTCTGGACCAAGTTGCTTGGGAAGGTCATCCGATATGCAG GCTACGGGAGAGGCTACACGGACATCGTGATCAAGGGCAATTTGGACGAAGAGACGTTCGTCATCTTCTACTTTCG GGATGGCTTTGTGACTGCAGTGGCTAGCCTGAATTTTGACCCGGTGGTGGTTATGGTGGCAGAGGTCCTCTATTCAGGGAGAAAAATATCCAAGCAAGAAGCAGA GATGATGGACGCGTGTAAAGTTAGAAACCCTGAGCAGGAATCACAGGCGGAGACAGAGCCACAGGCAGAGACAGAGCCACAGGCGAAGACAGAGCCGGCTGCAGCTTCTGTTAAGCTGcaataa